The DNA region GACCTTTAGCAACATTGGATGCTCCACAAATAATTTGTAAGTATTCATCAGTATTTATATCAACTTTACAAATGGTCAATTTATCAGCATCAGGATGTTTCTCAACTGAGTTTATGTATCCAACAACAAGCTCATCAGGAATATTTTCCGAAGCTGATATTTTTTCAATACCTTCTACCTCAAGTCCTGTATTTGTAAGTATTTCTTCTACTTGTTCAATGGGTAAATCAATGTCAATATAATCTTTTAACCAGTTGTATGAAATTAACATTCTCCTATTATTATTAATTTTATTAAATAATCACATTTCTTAACAAAGAGCAAAATTATGAATTATTAGTTTTATTGAAGCTAATAAATTCATTTTACATAAATAAAAATATTTATATTTCTTATGGGTTTTTAAAAAGGACTTTAATTCACTTTAGGATTTTTCTTATCTTCATCCACACAATACTTTAATCTCATATCAAAAGCTCTTCTGTTACCAAGTTTTTCAGCAGTCTTCCAGTCCTTACAAGCAGCGTCTCTGTTTTGTAATTTATAATTACAGATTGCTCGATTGTAATAGGCATCAACAAATCTGGAATCTAAATAAATTGCTTTATCAAAATCGTCTAAAGCATCTTTGTAATAATGGAGTTTGTAATATGCTACTGCACGTCTGAAAAATATTTCAGGATTATCGCTATCATGAATCAACGCTTGTTCATAACACTGTATAGCTGTTTCATTTTTTTCCAAACAAAAATATGCATATCCTTGATTGAACCATGCTTCAGAATTTTTTGGTTCTTTTTTTAGTACTTGTTCAAAATCATAAATAGCTTTTTCATATTTATTAAGGTCAAGATTTAAAAATCCTCTATACAAATATGCTTTTATATAATTTGGATTAAGACGAATAGCCTGATAAAAATCCCTTTCTGCTTTAAAATAATAATTTGCAAGATATTCTGACAAACCTCTGTTAAAGTAAATTACAGGATTTGTTTTGTCATTATTTATAGCAATAGTATAATCCTGAATGGCACCGTTATAATCTTTGTTTTGGTGTTTTCCAAAACCAGTTGCAAAATATTTCTCAGCAATGGTTTGGTTAAACCCGTTAAGAGTTATAACTATAAAGAATATTATATAAAATACTTTTTTCATTGGTTTATAAAAACTTCAAATTTAATTCAAAAACGTATAAGTAACAAACTTATTACATTTTTCCCAAAATAAGATACTCAACCATAGAAAGAAAGTATTTCAAATATGATAAAAAATGTTTGAGAAAATAATATAAGTATGATACTAAAATAGAGGTGAACTATTGATTTGTATTATTTTGTAGTGAATATTCGAACTAATAAGTGGCTATAAGAAAAACGTATATTTTTGACTGTTAGAATATTATGTGCTCAAGTTTCGCATAATAATTCTGTGTGCTAACATACTTATTATCTGGCTGTTATATTATGTGTT from Bacteroidota bacterium includes:
- a CDS encoding tetratricopeptide repeat protein, which produces MKKVFYIIFFIVITLNGFNQTIAEKYFATGFGKHQNKDYNGAIQDYTIAINNDKTNPVIYFNRGLSEYLANYYFKAERDFYQAIRLNPNYIKAYLYRGFLNLDLNKYEKAIYDFEQVLKKEPKNSEAWFNQGYAYFCLEKNETAIQCYEQALIHDSDNPEIFFRRAVAYYKLHYYKDALDDFDKAIYLDSRFVDAYYNRAICNYKLQNRDAACKDWKTAEKLGNRRAFDMRLKYCVDEDKKNPKVN